GAAGGATTTCACGACCTATGGCGAGGAGGTGAAGTTCGGCGGCGGCAAGGTGATCCGCGACGGCATGGGCCAGTCGCAGGTCACCAACAAGCAGGGCGCGGCCGATACGGTCATCACCAACGCGTTGATCGTCGATCACTGGGGCATCGTGAAGGCCGACGTCGCCATCAAGGACGGCATGATCTCGGCGATCGGCAAGGCCGGCAATCCCGATATCCAGCCGGGCGTCACCATCATCATCGGCCCCGGCACCGATGTGATCGCGGGCGAGGGAAAAATCCTCACCGCCGGCGGCTTCGACAGCCACATCCATTTCATCTGTCCGCAGCAGATCGAGCATGCGCTGATGTCAGGCGTCACCTCGATGCTCGGCGGCGGCACCGGGCCCTCGCACGGTACCTTCGCCACGACATGCACGCCGGGACCCTGGCACATGGGGCGGATGATCCAGTCGTTCGATGCCTTCCCGGTCAATCTCGGCATTTCCGGCAAGGGCAACGCCTCGCGGCCCGCAGCCCTGGTCGAGATGATCAAGGCCGGCGCATGTGCGCTGAAGCTGCACGAGGATTGGGGCACCACGCCGGCCGCGATCGACAACTGCCTGTCGGTCGCCGACGATTACGACATCCAGGTCATGCTGCACTCCGACACGTTGAACGAGTCCGGCTTCGTCGAGGACACCATCAAGGCCTTCAAGGGCCGTACCATTCACGCCTTCCACACCGAAGGCGCCGGCGGCGGCCATGCGCCTGACATCATCAAGGTCGCAGGGCTCAAGAACGTGCTGCCGTCCTCGACCAACCCGACGCGGCCCTTCACGCGCAACACCATCGACGAGCATCTCGACATGCTGATGGTGTGTCACCACCTCGATCCGTCGATTGCGGAAGATCTGGCGTTCGCGGAAAGCCGCATTCGCAAGGAGACCATCGCGGCCGAGGACATCCTGCACGATCTCGGGGCGCTCTCGATGATGTCGTCGGACTCGCAGGCGATGGGCCGCCTCGGCGAAGTCATCATCCGGACCTGGCAGACCGCGGACAAGATGAAGAAGCAGCGCGGCTCGCTGCCGCAGGACAAGGGCAAGGACAACGACAATTTCCGCGTCAAGCGCTACATTGCCAAGTACACGATCAATCCGGCGATCGCGCATGGCGTGTCGAAGCTGATCGGCTCGGTGGAGAAGGGCAAGCTGGCCGATCTGGTGCTGTGGTCCCCGGCCTTCTTCGGTGTCAAGCCCGACTGCATCGTCAAGGGCGGCTCAATCGTCGCGGCGCCCATGGGCGATCCCAACGCCTCGATCCCGACGCCGCAGCCGGTGCACTACCAGCCGATGTTCGGCGCCTTCGGCAGGGCGCGCACGGCATCCTCCGTCGTCTTCACCTCGAAGGCTGCCATCACGGGCGGCCTTGCGCGAAAGCTTGGCATCGAGAAGAAGCTCTATGCGGTCCAGAATACCCGCAGCAAGATCTCGAAGAAGAGCATGATCCATAACGACGCCACGCCAAATATCGAGGTCGATCCGGAGACCTATGAGGTGCGCGCCGACGGCGAACTGCTGACCTGTCCGCCTGCCGAGGTGCTACCGATGGCGCAGCGATATTTCATGTACTGAAATAGCGCCTCGACGCATGTCCCCGGCGCATGCCGATTGCATGTCCTGGGGCGGCTTTTCCGGTTTTGCGTTCGATCCCGGCTGGTCTAATGTCCCGGCCGGTATCTAACCCTTCAGAAGAAAAGCCGGGAGGATTTCTCGTGATCTACGTCGTTGCCACCTTGACCATCAAGCCCGAAACCCGCGCCGAATTCATTGCAGCCGCCACCGCCTGCATCAGGGAGACGCGGAAGGAGCCCGGCAATATCGCCTACGATCTGCACGAAAGCGTCACCGACCCCACCAAGATGGTGTTCGTCGAGCAGTGGGAAAATGCCGAGGCGCTCGTGCCGCATCGCGGCCAGGAGCACATGAAGACGTTCGGCCGTGTCGCGGTGAAGTGCTTCACCGCGCCCCCGAAGATCGAAGTCATCACGCCCGAGAAGGTCGAGACGAGGTAACAGCGCATGATCCGGGCGACGCAGGTTAAGGGACAGCACCGCTTCACGGAAACGCCGGCGGATACGGTCGTGCTCGATTTCGACGATCGGCACCGTCGCCGCATGGCGATGACGGGAACGCGGGGCCTCGAATTCCTGCTCGACCTGGAGAACGCGGTGGCACTGCGCGGCGGCGATGCGCTCTTGCTGGAGGACGGCCGTCTGGTCGAAGTGGTCGCGGCACCCGAGCCGCTGCTCGAGATCCGCGGCCGCGACCCGCACCATCTGATCCGCGTCGCCTGGCATCTCGGCAATCGCCATCTGCCGACGCAGCTCATGGCCAAGAGCCTGCGCATCCGCCGCGACCACGTCATCGAGGCGATGGTGCAGGGACTTGGCGCGAAGGTGATCGAGATCGAAGCGCCGTTCGATCCCGAAGGCGGTGCCTATGCCGATGCCGGCCATGCGCACGGACACGATGACCATGCACGTCACGAGCATGGTCATCATGGTCACGGCCACCATGATCATGGCCATCATCAACATGATCATCACGGCCTTGACCATCAGCACGATCATGCCGCGCATGATCATGATCATCACCACCACCACGACGAACACTGCGACCATCCCGACCATCACCACGGCCACAAACATGCTCATGACCACAAATGAGCCTGTCAGCGCGGGCGACCTCGCCGACCGCGAGGCTGCGGCGCTGTACCGGCTGATGACGTGGCTGTCGCCGGCGTTTCCCGTCGGCGGATTCTCCTATTCCAGCGGCATCGAATGGGCGGTCGAAGCCGGCGATATCGCCGACATCGCAACGCTCGCCGATTGGCTCGACGCGATGCTCAGTGATGGCTCCGGCTTTTGCGATGCGACCTTCCTGGTTCATGCCTATCGCGCTGCCGAAGCCGGCGACGACAACACTCTGTGCGATATTGCGGAACTCGCGGCCGCGTTCGTGCCCTCGCGCGAGCGGCAGCTCGAGACCACTTCGCAGGGCCGAGCCTTCATCGAAATCTCCCGCGCGGCGTGGGATGCCGTGGGCCTGGATGCCATGGTCGCGGCGTGCCGGACGCCGCTGGTCTATCCCGTCGCTGTCGGCGTCGTTGCCGCGATGCATGGCGTGCCGCTGGCCCCGACACTGCACGCCTTCCTGCATGCGCTGGTCTCGAACTGGATTTCTGCGGCGAGCCGGCTCGTTCCGCTCGGCCAGACCGACAGCCAGCGTGTGCTGGTCACGCTGGAAACCGCCGTCGCGGTGACCGCAAATCGGGCGCTGAACGCGACATTGGGCGATCTCGGCAGCGCCATCTTCCGCGCCGATCTCGCCAGCCTGCGGCACGAGACGCAATATACGCGGCTGTTTCGGTCATGACGGTCGGGCTGTGCACTCCGTCGTCGTCCTGACGAAAGCCAGGACCCATAGCCACTACTGCGCGTGCACCCGTGCGGCCTCGGCTTGCCGCGACGACAAAGTTCGGTGGTAATGGGTCCTGGCTTTTGCCAGGACGACGATAGGAAACAATCTCAATGGCAACTTCTCACGGCCCTTTGCGTGTCGGCGTCGGCGGCCCCGTTGGATCGGGCAAGACTGCGTTGATGGACCTGCTCTGCAAGACCATGCGCGAGCGTTACGACATCGCCGCGATCACCAACGACATCTACACCAAATGGGATGCGGAATTCCTTGTGCGCTCCGGCTCGCTGACGCCGGACCGCATCGCCGGCGTCGAGACCGGCGGCTGCCCGCACACTGCGATCCGCGAGGACGCCTCGATGAATCTCGCTGCGGTGGCGGACATGCGCGCCAAATTCCCCGGGCTCGATCTCGTGCTGATCGAGTCCGGCGGCGACAATCTCGCCGCCACTTTTTCCCCGGAGCTGGCCGATTTGACCATCTATGTCATCGACGTTGCCGCCGGCGACAAGATCCCGTCCAAGGGCGGCCCCGGCATCACCCGCTCGGACCTTCTGGTCATCAACAAGATCGATCTCGCGCCCCATGTCGGTGCGTCCCTCGAGAAGATGGATACCGACGCCAAGCGCATGCGCGGCGAGCGTCCCTTCGTCATGACCAATTTGAAGAAGAGCGAAGGCCTCGACCGCATCGTCGGCTTCATCGAGACCAAAGGTGGGCTGAAACGAGCGGGCTGATCGGCCGCGGCGAGATGGCGCAGGCATTTCCGCCGTTAACGTCTGGGGCAGATCCGCGTTTGCGGAACAAATTTCGGACACGGCGATTATCTACCTCCTGTGCCCCGGCAAAGCCGTTCCTGGCCAGACGTTCGGCCGGGCGGATTAAGCTTTTTGGGCGACCCAAGTTGCGTACAGATGCCTCCTCCGTCATTATCCCTGCCACTGGGCTCCACCCTGTTTCGGCACATGGCCGTTCGAGCGGCGTTCATATGCTCCGTGTTTATTGCCGACCTCCCGACTTCGCCTGAGTAGTCGCGTGGTCCGGCTGGGTTTCATCATCGGTTTCATCGCTCTGCTCGGAGCTTTGCTCTCGGGGCTTGCGGCCTATCGTGTCCACGACCAGGAGCTGGCGCTGGATCGCATTGCGCTGGCGCGTGCGATCGACGTTCATGCGAGCCTTGTCCAGGACAGGTCGACCGAGCGTGAGCTACTGGCGCGTGTCGCCTCAGGCCTGTTCCGCGCGCCGTCGGTGCTGAAACCCAATATGCTGGAGCCGCTGCGATCGGCGATCTACGCCTTCAAGACCGACTTCGTGGTGGCCGGCTGGATCGCCCGGCTCCAGCCGAGCGAACTCGCTGCGGCACAGACCGCGATCGCGACCGCCGGCTTCCCGAAGCCCCAGATTCGCGACTACAGCGACAAGCCGATCGACCCCGCCAGCCTCACCCATCCGATCGACGTGCTGATGGACCTCGAGCCGCGCAGCGACGAGACGAAGGCACTCCCGGGCCGCAGTTACGATGACGATCCGGTTCGCAGCGCGATGTTGACGCGGGCCAGGGTCGAGAAGCGGTCGGTCGCCTCCGACCCGGTACCCCTCTTGCGCGGGAACGGTCCGATCGGCGTCATCGTCGCCGCTCCCGTCATCCCCGAGGGCGCCACCGAGCCGGTTGGGTTCATCACGTTCTCCTACGAGCTCGCCTCGCTGATGCTGACCAATGACGATCTTTCGTTGTTCTCGGTCGCGCTGAAGGACCCGCGCAAGGAGGGCAGTGAACTGATTGCCAACGACCAGGGCGTCGTCTCCACCCGGATGACGTCGCCGGACGGCCCGGCCCCGTCGGCAACGCGCACCATCAGCTTTGGAGGCCGCGACTGGCAGCTCGGCTATTACGCCAAGACCAATTCGGCGCGGCGTGCCGAGCAGACCGCGATCATCGTGGCGGCGATCGGCTTCGCCATCACAGCGATGGTGTGCGGCCTGTTCGGCTACGTCGCCTACAACAACCTGAGGCTCAGCCGCGAGATCCAGGTGCGGATCGGATTCGAGCGGCGGCTGACGGCTGTCATCGACGAGCTGAATCATCGCGTGAAGAACATCCTTGCCGTGATCCAGTCGATCGTAACGCGAACCCTGCGCCATGGTTCGGACATCGACGTCGCGCGCGAGCTGTTGATCGGCCGCATCCACGCGATGTCCAACGTGGTCTCGCTGCTCAGCGAGAGCCAGTGGCAGGGCGTCAAGCTGAAGGGCCTGTTCGAAGCGCGCGCCATTCCGCATGCCGATCGGATCGCGGTCAGCGGTCCGGACATCGCGGTCAGCGCGCGCGCCGCGCAAAGCCTCTCGCTCCTGTTCTTCGAGCTGGCCTCGCATTCGGACGAAGGCCTGTCGCTGGTCGGCAAGCATCCGCACATCACCGCGAACTGGACGGTGACGGGCGAGGAGCCCGAGACGGTGTTTCACTTCCGCTGGGAGGAGTTCAACACCAGCGAGGCGACGCGCCGGCCGGATTCGGATTTCGGCCTGATCCTGCTCGACCGTGTCGCGCCCGAAGCGCTCGGCGGCACCGCCAAGCGCTACTTCACCGACGTCTCCTACGTCTATGAGCTGACTGCGCCGATGGAGACGGTCGTCGATATGACTGAGCGTGATCGAACGGAAAAGCTGTCGCAGCCGGTGAAGGCGGTGCGGTAGCTTCAGGTCGAACTCATGCGAGCCGCGATGGCGGTCATCTCGAGTTTCACGCCCGGGCCGAGATCGGCCACGCCGACGGCGGCACGCGCGGGCAAATGAGCTTCCGCAAAGTGCGCCTTCCAGGCCGCATTGAACGCGGCCTTCTCGCTCAGATCGGTCATGAAGATGGTCACCTGCAAGACGTTGGCTACGTCGGACCCGAGCGTCTCCAACAGCCGCGACAGCTGACCGAGCACGTCGGTTGCCTGACCGGACATGTCGAGGCTCGTGTCCTCGGGGACGATCCCGCCGATGTAAAGCACGCCCGCATGCTCGACCACTTCGTGGAGCAGCCCTTCGTATGGCAAGATGCGCCTGATCATGATGAGAACAATGCTCCTGTCGAATAGGGTGAGATTTTGTCGGATCCGGCGCAAGGTCTAGCCTTTCGGCCGCAACACCAGATCGACCAGAGATCGCGCATAGGCCGGCGTAATCGGCGCTATCCCGAAGATGTAGCGGTAGAACAGGCTGCCATAGATCGCGTCGTAGAGATCCTGGGCCGGCGCTTCGGCCAAAATGCTGCCGTCACGTTGGCCTGTTGCGATCATCTCGACCAGCGCGTCGCGGCGGAACTGGAGATAGCGGGCATAGAACAGCTCCGCCGAGCCTGTCTTGGAGATGCATTCGGAGATGACGGCCAGTTGCACCTTGCCGAACTCGCCTTGCAGGGCCTCGGCATAGGCCGCGGCATGGCGGCGCGCGCGCACCGCGGGCGTACCCGCGCTCACCGGCGGCAGCGGTAGCATTTGGGCGGCGTGATGGAGAAAGGCGTCGATCAGCAGTGCCTCCCGCGACGGCCACCATTTGTAGATCGTCATCTTGGAGACGTTGGAATGGCGCGCCACCGCGTCGATCGTGGTCGCGGCAAGGCCGGTCGCGGCCATCAGGGAGTAGGCGCTTTCGAGGATGGCATTGGTGGTCTCGATCGAGCGCGGCCGGCCGCGCCGGGGCGCACTCGTGACCGTATCGGAGGTGCCTTTCGCTATGACCAAGCCGGTCTCCCTGCACAGAGGCGCCGCCGCAGGCCGCCTCGTCCCGCATAGCGCAGGCGCGGCGCCGGTCCTAGCGGAATCGCGCTGATGTCCCGGCTAGGCGCGCTGCCGAAAGGCCGCGGGCGCGTCCTGCCGCTTCGACCAGGAGATATAGTAGGCCACAGCCGTCATCGCGGCGAAACCGACGAGGCTCACCCCGATCTGCATGACGACCAGATTGGCGCCGGTGATCAGGATCAGGTGCCCGGCGAAGGACAGGAACACGCCGACGCAGAACACGGCGAGCCATTCCTCGCCGCATTTGATCACCATCTGCAGCGGCTTCCATTGCAGCCCCGGATGGTCGGCCGGAATGAGATGGGTTGCGATGAAGGCCAGCGCGAGGAAATGGATCACGCGATAGGGCGCGAGGCTTTCCTTGTCGGTCGACGAAATGCCGTCGAGCACGATGTCAGGAAAATAGGCGGACAGCGTCGGCGAGTGCCGCATCAGGGTGATCGCCATCGCCGCGACGAGATAGGCACCCGCGAGCTCCCGGAGCCAGGGCAGGCGGCGCAGGCCGTGACCTGACGCGCCGGTCACCGCGAACCAGCCGCCCAGCACCATCAACATCTGCCAGCAGAACGGATTGAAGGTCCATTCCAGGTCGGGATAGGCATGAAAGGTCCAGCCGAACCGGCGCGCAGCGAGATACAGGGCGACAGATGCGGCCAGAGTCAGGTTCGGACGTCGCAGCAGGCCCCACAATGCGAATGGGAAGAAGGCCATCAGCGGAATCATCAGCTGCAGCAGGTCGAGGTTGAGCGGTTCTTCCTGGAGCACCAATCCCTGGACCAGGATGCGCAGCGGGTGCTCGAGAATACCCGAGATGTTGTAGTCGCTGATGATCTCCGGCGCCATCGACTGCGACGCGACATAGGCGATGGCGTCGATGTAGATCACGAACAGCACGACGTAGGCGGCATAGAGCCGCCAGACGCGGCGGAAGATGCGCGTCGCGGCGACGACATAGCCGCGCTCGACCGCCATCTTGCCATGGATGATGGCGACGCCATAGCCCACGACGAATACGAACAGGTCTGCCGCGCCGCTGAAGCCGAAATTGCGCAGCGTCAGGAGGTTGACGACGTTGTTCGGGATGTGGTCGACGAACACCGACCAATTGGCGATCCCGAGCGTCAAATAGAGCCTGGCGTCGTGATGGAATGCGGCGAGGTTCGCCCTGACAGACGGCTTCATGCTAAAGATTTCATTTGGAATCAGGGCGATGCTTTTAGCGGCAACCGCCTGCCTATCCGAGTAGCGATTGCGTGAAGCCAGCAGGGGATGACCGCGCGTGATGAAAGATTGCGCAGAAATGGGCTGTTGAATTTCGATCGGCTTGTTCGTCCGGCCGTCAGCGCAACTTTCTTAGTGCGGTCTCGCCTTACTCGGCCGGCTCGGCCGAAGCCTCGTCCGCAGCGCCGGCACG
The genomic region above belongs to Bradyrhizobium sp. CCBAU 53338 and contains:
- the ureC gene encoding urease subunit alpha, coding for MSVKMKRSVYADMFGPTTGDKVRLADTDLIIEVEKDFTTYGEEVKFGGGKVIRDGMGQSQVTNKQGAADTVITNALIVDHWGIVKADVAIKDGMISAIGKAGNPDIQPGVTIIIGPGTDVIAGEGKILTAGGFDSHIHFICPQQIEHALMSGVTSMLGGGTGPSHGTFATTCTPGPWHMGRMIQSFDAFPVNLGISGKGNASRPAALVEMIKAGACALKLHEDWGTTPAAIDNCLSVADDYDIQVMLHSDTLNESGFVEDTIKAFKGRTIHAFHTEGAGGGHAPDIIKVAGLKNVLPSSTNPTRPFTRNTIDEHLDMLMVCHHLDPSIAEDLAFAESRIRKETIAAEDILHDLGALSMMSSDSQAMGRLGEVIIRTWQTADKMKKQRGSLPQDKGKDNDNFRVKRYIAKYTINPAIAHGVSKLIGSVEKGKLADLVLWSPAFFGVKPDCIVKGGSIVAAPMGDPNASIPTPQPVHYQPMFGAFGRARTASSVVFTSKAAITGGLARKLGIEKKLYAVQNTRSKISKKSMIHNDATPNIEVDPETYEVRADGELLTCPPAEVLPMAQRYFMY
- a CDS encoding putative quinol monooxygenase, whose protein sequence is MIYVVATLTIKPETRAEFIAAATACIRETRKEPGNIAYDLHESVTDPTKMVFVEQWENAEALVPHRGQEHMKTFGRVAVKCFTAPPKIEVITPEKVETR
- a CDS encoding urease accessory protein UreE gives rise to the protein MIRATQVKGQHRFTETPADTVVLDFDDRHRRRMAMTGTRGLEFLLDLENAVALRGGDALLLEDGRLVEVVAAPEPLLEIRGRDPHHLIRVAWHLGNRHLPTQLMAKSLRIRRDHVIEAMVQGLGAKVIEIEAPFDPEGGAYADAGHAHGHDDHARHEHGHHGHGHHDHGHHQHDHHGLDHQHDHAAHDHDHHHHHDEHCDHPDHHHGHKHAHDHK
- a CDS encoding urease accessory protein UreF — its product is MLMTTNEPVSAGDLADREAAALYRLMTWLSPAFPVGGFSYSSGIEWAVEAGDIADIATLADWLDAMLSDGSGFCDATFLVHAYRAAEAGDDNTLCDIAELAAAFVPSRERQLETTSQGRAFIEISRAAWDAVGLDAMVAACRTPLVYPVAVGVVAAMHGVPLAPTLHAFLHALVSNWISAASRLVPLGQTDSQRVLVTLETAVAVTANRALNATLGDLGSAIFRADLASLRHETQYTRLFRS
- the ureG gene encoding urease accessory protein UreG, translating into MATSHGPLRVGVGGPVGSGKTALMDLLCKTMRERYDIAAITNDIYTKWDAEFLVRSGSLTPDRIAGVETGGCPHTAIREDASMNLAAVADMRAKFPGLDLVLIESGGDNLAATFSPELADLTIYVIDVAAGDKIPSKGGPGITRSDLLVINKIDLAPHVGASLEKMDTDAKRMRGERPFVMTNLKKSEGLDRIVGFIETKGGLKRAG
- a CDS encoding HWE histidine kinase domain-containing protein; the protein is MVRLGFIIGFIALLGALLSGLAAYRVHDQELALDRIALARAIDVHASLVQDRSTERELLARVASGLFRAPSVLKPNMLEPLRSAIYAFKTDFVVAGWIARLQPSELAAAQTAIATAGFPKPQIRDYSDKPIDPASLTHPIDVLMDLEPRSDETKALPGRSYDDDPVRSAMLTRARVEKRSVASDPVPLLRGNGPIGVIVAAPVIPEGATEPVGFITFSYELASLMLTNDDLSLFSVALKDPRKEGSELIANDQGVVSTRMTSPDGPAPSATRTISFGGRDWQLGYYAKTNSARRAEQTAIIVAAIGFAITAMVCGLFGYVAYNNLRLSREIQVRIGFERRLTAVIDELNHRVKNILAVIQSIVTRTLRHGSDIDVARELLIGRIHAMSNVVSLLSESQWQGVKLKGLFEARAIPHADRIAVSGPDIAVSARAAQSLSLLFFELASHSDEGLSLVGKHPHITANWTVTGEEPETVFHFRWEEFNTSEATRRPDSDFGLILLDRVAPEALGGTAKRYFTDVSYVYELTAPMETVVDMTERDRTEKLSQPVKAVR
- a CDS encoding RidA family protein codes for the protein MIRRILPYEGLLHEVVEHAGVLYIGGIVPEDTSLDMSGQATDVLGQLSRLLETLGSDVANVLQVTIFMTDLSEKAAFNAAWKAHFAEAHLPARAAVGVADLGPGVKLEMTAIAARMSST
- a CDS encoding TetR/AcrR family transcriptional regulator is translated as MVIAKGTSDTVTSAPRRGRPRSIETTNAILESAYSLMAATGLAATTIDAVARHSNVSKMTIYKWWPSREALLIDAFLHHAAQMLPLPPVSAGTPAVRARRHAAAYAEALQGEFGKVQLAVISECISKTGSAELFYARYLQFRRDALVEMIATGQRDGSILAEAPAQDLYDAIYGSLFYRYIFGIAPITPAYARSLVDLVLRPKG
- a CDS encoding OpgC domain-containing protein → MKPSVRANLAAFHHDARLYLTLGIANWSVFVDHIPNNVVNLLTLRNFGFSGAADLFVFVVGYGVAIIHGKMAVERGYVVAATRIFRRVWRLYAAYVVLFVIYIDAIAYVASQSMAPEIISDYNISGILEHPLRILVQGLVLQEEPLNLDLLQLMIPLMAFFPFALWGLLRRPNLTLAASVALYLAARRFGWTFHAYPDLEWTFNPFCWQMLMVLGGWFAVTGASGHGLRRLPWLRELAGAYLVAAMAITLMRHSPTLSAYFPDIVLDGISSTDKESLAPYRVIHFLALAFIATHLIPADHPGLQWKPLQMVIKCGEEWLAVFCVGVFLSFAGHLILITGANLVVMQIGVSLVGFAAMTAVAYYISWSKRQDAPAAFRQRA